GGCAGCTGCTGCTTGACGTCTTCAAGTCCCGAGATGTCTATCGGGACACGCCCACCGGGCCGGCGGCAGCAAGCCCCGCACGAGACCATGACCGACAGATCGGAGCTCAGGACACCTTGGTCAGTCGCAGACCGGGTCAGGCCACGGTCCCGCGCGGAACACGCTCATCCTCACGCAGACCAGCATTAACACGTCCTCGAGCCAGGGTTGTTCAGCTCGGTGAAAACCTGCAGCCAGTACTTCGCTCCCTGCCCGCGCTCGCCATACAGAGCTGCCTCACGCCGGAAGGCTTCCGACGGCAGCTATGCGAGATGAGGAAGCACGTACGGGTGGATGTCCTCGATCACAGCGACAGCGGTTGAGAGCACGCTTCAGTGCGTCCCACGAGCGGCGTCTTCGATTACCTTGACGACCGCGTCGGGGTGGCTGACGTAGACGGCGTGCGAGGAGTTGACCTCCTCAATGTGGGAGTTGGCCCGCTTCGCAAAGAACTCCTGCATCTCCGGCGCGTTGGCCTGGTCATTCTTGGTGATCAGGTTCCAAGACGGGATGGTCCGCCACGCCGCCGCAGTGGTCTTGAAGCCCACCGCGGCCTTCGCGACTGGCCGCTGCGTGGCGGCCATCGCCGCGGCGGTTGCCCGATCGACATCAGCGGCGAAGGTCGCCCGGAACCCATCCTGCGCCAGATACAGGTCGTCGCCGGCAGTCCCGTCCGCGGCCACCGTCGGAACCTCAACCAGGGACTGCGGCGGCGCCGGGTGCTCGATGGGGACATCGGACGGCCCGAAGGGGGTCTCCCCCACGTCCGGAACCAGTGCCGCGAGGTACACGAGCGCCTTGACGTTGGGATCGCCGGCCGCTGCATTGGTGATGACTGCGCCGCCGTACGAGTGGCCCACGAGCACGATGGGACCGTGGATGCTGCGCAGTACGTCCTTGGCTGCGGCGGTGTCCGTGGGCAGACCCCGCAGCGGGTTCGACACCGTTCGCACCGGGTAACCGTCCTGGGTCAGCCGAGCAATCACCGTCTTGAAGCCGGAAGAGTCGGCGAAAGCACCGTGCACCAGCACCACCGTCGGCTTGGCCTCCTGTGTGGCCGTGGCCGGGGACGCGGTGGCTGGCACCGCCATTGCGGCACCGACCGCAACGAGGGCGGCCGCGCTGGTGGCCACCAGCGTCTTACGAACAGGGATTCGACGAGCCATGGAGAATTTCACCCCTAGATGAAACGAACGTTCTGTCTTTCACAGCATGACAATTCCATCGAACATTCGCAAGACAGAACGTTCTACTTCAGCGTGAGGATCATCTCACCTCTGGCCAGGTCTCGGACCTGAATGACGCCGTGAGCCGGACACAGAGAGGGCGCCGATCCGGCCACCAGCTCGAACATGCCGAGGCCACGAACGTCGCGGACGGAAAACGGACCCCGGAAGCCCGGCTTTCGCGGCTCAGTGGAACTGGACGTCGACTTTCGGCGCGTACGGCTCACCACGCCGGTGCTCCCACCCTTCCAGCCGGACATGCCGCGCTTGTGGAGATGGCCCGGGCGGAACTCCGCGCCGGCACCCTGCCGGACTATCCCCATTCGCCCCTGCCCTACCTCATGACCTGGTCCAAGGGCTCATCCAGAAGCAGTTGGCCGGCTACGTCGAAGCCGATCGGCCGCGAACTGCCTGGAGTGGGAAGCAACCGAGTCTGCGCCAACGGGTGTTGCGTGCGCGCCGGTGTTCGTAGAGCAGCCAGGCAACTTGCTCGACGAGCTCGTGCGGGACGTCGAGCATGGCAGGAAACGGAAACACCAGGGCCCCTGTGTCGTCCATTTATGCGGCGAACGCACCAAGTTGACGCCGTGCCAGATCCTCAACCGATGTGCGCCTTGGTCGGACGCCTCCCACCGCCACAGACGCCACCCCACCCCGTGCCGGGTCGTCACCCGAAAGTGCGTAACAGGCCCCGGCCTCTCCCCCGGTGCCGGTGCCTGCGAGCGGCTGGTCACGCACGGCCGGCGTGCTGCTGTGTTGGTCGGAGAAGACGATGAGCCGCCGATGACGCCGTCGGCGTGACATCCCGCCACAGCCGCAACCACACACGGCCGTCCGGGGCTCTCCCCCTGCACATCCACCCACTGCTGGAGGAGACCCACGTGAGCATCGCCTTTAACCACCACACGCCGCAGACCTTCATCGACCCCTACGTCGGCGACCCGGCGGAAGGCGCCTGGCCCCCGGCCGCCAGGCAGGACACCGACTTCCTGCTGCCGCCGCCCAACCCCGCCGAGCGCCTCAACATCCTCATCACCCCCCGCGACCAGCGCCGCCTGGCCCTGCACGCCGCACTGACCACCGCCGGCATCCCCCCGCGGCCCGAGGACCGCGACGCCATCGACCAGCTCAGCGCCCTGCCCGCCAGCATCAACACCACCCTGCAGCGCTGGCTGCACCACACCTCGTGAAGCAGAGAGAAACGAGTAATCGTCAAGACCGGTGAATGGGTGCCCGCCTGCACTGACCCACCGCGCCCGGTGGGCTACGACGGCGTCCAGCAGGCCTTGCTCACACGGCTGTGACCAGCCGGTTATGGAAGGCATCCGCTCCAGTTGTGACGATCGAGGCGATGCTCCCGGTCTCCGTGCGCCCCAGCCACACAACGCTCCCCCCGTCGGCCGGGAACGTCACGAGGTCGGCTCCGAGAGCCTCGTCGCTCACCCGCTCGAACGACTCGCCCAGAGTCTCGGTGGCCAGGGATGCATCCTGCTTGCCCGCGTCGACGTCGAGCCAGACCTGGCGGAATGGTTCGGTCAGCGATGGCCAGGCGGTGGCGTCGGCGAAACTCCCCATGTTTTCCTCGGAGTCGAAGGCCGGCCGCTTACCGTGGACGATTCGCTCGATGCTCTCACCGACACCGAGGGCCGCCTCCCAGCAGGCCACTGGGGCATCGCTGACAAGCAGGCGGATGGCGACCGCCTCGCGGCCGTCGAACTGCTCGCCGTTGTACTCGAACGGTGCTTCCGTCCAGGATGCCTGCACCCGGTGAACGCCCGGAGGGATCCGGTCCTTCAGTTCCCGGCCGGCCGGGGTGGGCAACTCCCAGTCGGAATCATCCGGCCAGGGTGAGGCGACGACGAGCCGGCCGCTCGGCACCCGGATCGGGCTTACCTCCGTCACCTCGACGACGTACACGGGTCTCGCCGGATCCTCGGCATGCG
Above is a window of Streptomyces sp. SAI-135 DNA encoding:
- a CDS encoding alpha/beta hydrolase, translated to MKFSMARRIPVRKTLVATSAAALVAVGAAMAVPATASPATATQEAKPTVVLVHGAFADSSGFKTVIARLTQDGYPVRTVSNPLRGLPTDTAAAKDVLRSIHGPIVLVGHSYGGAVITNAAAGDPNVKALVYLAALVPDVGETPFGPSDVPIEHPAPPQSLVEVPTVAADGTAGDDLYLAQDGFRATFAADVDRATAAAMAATQRPVAKAAVGFKTTAAAWRTIPSWNLITKNDQANAPEMQEFFAKRANSHIEEVNSSHAVYVSHPDAVVKVIEDAARGTH
- a CDS encoding DUF4241 domain-containing protein, yielding MGYTADERVAAGPEESRYLEAVFTLGAQVGTHAEDPARPVYVVEVTEVSPIRVPSGRLVVASPWPDDSDWELPTPAGRELKDRIPPGVHRVQASWTEAPFEYNGEQFDGREAVAIRLLVSDAPVACWEAALGVGESIERIVHGKRPAFDSEENMGSFADATAWPSLTEPFRQVWLDVDAGKQDASLATETLGESFERVSDEALGADLVTFPADGGSVVWLGRTETGSIASIVTTGADAFHNRLVTAV